The nucleotide sequence GATCACAACCCTTCCTTCTCTAATATGTGATAAGCTGCTGACTTGGGCCACTACCACCTCTGCACATAAAGCCCAAGTGgctggtgggagggaggggagaatatTGCACGATCCTCAAGGTTTTCTTTTCTAACCTTGGTTAGGAACAGGGGCCACACTAGGGGTGTCACTACTACCACTGCCAAGACGTACCTTACCTTCCTCTAGGGTTACAGGACTCACCATCTAAATGAGAAACCAGGGAATTCCTGAGAATGTTTTTGCCCCGAATCACCTCACTCTCTGTAGCACTGGTACACAAGCGCATCCTAAAGTGGGGATACAGGGAGAGAGTGCATTCTGGGAAACACTGTTTTGTATCTTAGCTTTCTACTGTCCTGGTCAAAGGTCCCCATTCCACCAATACTGGGCTGGCACTCACCACTGCCCTTGCAGGAAGAACATCATGTCATCGATGCTCATGCGGTCACTGACAAAGTGTGCGCCCAGCAACCCAGTCTCTGTGTAGCAGATGTTAAAGGTCTGGAAACTCTGGCACAGCTTATTGGTCACAGCAACTGAAGCCAGTGGGCTGGACAGGTGCTGCCAGATCAAGAGTGATCAATATCCCCTCATTTGTGGCCCACACAGCTCAGGAACACCCAACCCAACACCTCTCTTCTCTGAAGACAAGGTTCCATTCTTGCTCCTGGAACTTACCATGCCACCACCATAAGTGCAGTCATAGTGGCCAATAATAGCATTGGCCACTTGAAGGGCCACATTGTCTGGGTTGGCCCAGCCAGGTCCCTCTACCGCAATGGCCACATGGGCAAAAGGCAGGGCATCATCACGGTGGCGGATCTGAAACAGTAAAGGTCAAAGGCTGAGGGACAACCAGTACTTCCTGGGCAAAGAGAACAAATGGCTGGTATAGGtgaagtgtgcatgtgtgtgtcaacATATGTGCTTGTGAGGCAACAGCCACAGGACCCCTTCCCGATTCCTGAGGCATCTCTGGAGTCACAAAGAGGATATTTCCAGAGGTCTCCAGTTGACAGCACCACCCCCACCAACAGGCAAAGCACCTCACTCCCAGTGAAACGGCACGGAATTAGACTGGGCACGGCATCCTCTTCATATGTTCCAGAGACACTGCTGAAGTGCTTCTGGGCGAGGTCTAGGAGCTGCCTATGCTCCACCCCTGTGGAGAAAGATATTGGTGTTAGTGGCTAATCAGAATCTATAGCAAATGCTGGGCGCTGATGGCGTAGGTAATCCTAActacccaggagacagagaccaggaagatcgcaattcaaagccagcccaggcaagcagtttataaaaccctatctcaaaaaagggctagtagagtggctcaaggtgtaggccctgagttcaaacctcagtaccgcaaaaaaaaaaaaaaaagcaagcaagcaagcataTGTGCGTCTCTGGGCCCATAGTATCCAAATTACAAAAACTGGTGCTCCCTGGGCACAAGGCCACCTTGCTGCCTTGTTCCTCAGGCTCTACTACAAGCAGGTCTGGCTGTTGGCCCCGAAGGAGGTGGCAAGTGAGACAGACCAAAGAGGTGCTACTGCAGAATTATAATTACTTCTGGGATCCCTGAGAGCTGGGATCACTGACAAGTTAACATTACAAACTTAGGACCCTGTGCCAGAACTCATCTCAGCTCCGTAAGAAGCCTCTGCTGCTCTAGCACCGGGGCTTGTAAGCACTGTCACAATGGACAGCCTGCCCCAGTCCCGCCAGGACTCAACAGTTTGATGTGTCAGTAGTTCACACTGCTCTTGGTCCCTAGGTTCCCTGGCTCCAAAGTCCTCAGTCATGTTCTTCCTATCAGTCTTTGCAGGGAGCATCCTTGACCCTGCTTCCCACTCATAACCAGACCTGCATCAGAAAACCATTCTGAGCCCATCCACTTCTCTCCCTTGTTTCTGTGATCTCCCACCGAGTACCTGTCACATCCTCCCTAGTTGGCCTGCCTCTGCTCCAGCCCACCCAGCAAGAGAGCAAGCCTTAAAACACACATCAGACCATGACACTGACCACACTCCCTACTAACACCCACCATCCTTCACAGCTCTATTCTAATGACATAACTACAATACCCACCTCCATACCTCTAACCCAGTCCCCATTAAAATCTCCTCtaccaggctggtggagtggatcaagtggtagagcacctgcctctgaAGTGCAAagcagagttcaatccccagtacagttaaaataaacaaacaaataaaactctCCTCTACTATTCTGTGCCTTCCTTTGAAGATACTTCCCAGCCTATCATCAAATATATATCACACAGCCAATGTCTGGCTCGCCCAACGGCAAAGCCACAAGGAACAAGCCCAGGGTCCTATGTCCTCCACCAGGCCACAAAGTGGATATCTTAGATCCAGGTGAGGCTAAGAGAGATCTGTCCCCTAGAAAGGGGCTGACAGCCCAACTGAGGCATGTACTAGATGGTAAGTGCTTGTGTGGTCAGTCCCAGTGGTGGCAGGACAGAATtctactccacctggaaaacaCAGGAGAGAGGTCACTCCCCTCAACAACAGGATGGGAACAGGATCCCTTGGAGGGCAAGGTCTCTCCTATGGTCAGAACTAGGGAATCTGACTTTCAATAACAAGGTTGGAGCCCATTTTCCCAGGGCTTCAACAAGCCCATTACTCACCTCCAGCTGCTGCCAACACCATTCGAGGGGCCTTGTAATGCCTGCTAAGGTAGTCAGTCAAATCTGCGCGAGACAGTCTCCTACAAAACATGCAGCCACTCTTCACCAGAGATGCCAGGCCTCTAGTATGTGCATACCTACATGTTGACTGACCTTTAACACCTCTCACAATCTACAACAAGCTGGATCACACAAAATGGGGCTGAGAAGAGGCATGACTTCTCTGAAGAGCTGGCCCTAGCACACCCCTTGGCACCATTCCCCCATTTCTGCCACTCACCCCTCCAAGACCCAGAGGACAGTCCTCATCTAGCCTGTCTAACAACACTCTCTGAGGAGGGGTAAACTGGCAATGACACTAGATTCTTGAGGAGTATGGTCGAATCCTCACAGCCCACTTCCTACTAGAGGACAAGAAGCCACATGGAAGGGATATGCAGATGGTCCATCCAGGACATGCATGGAAACATATCCTAAACAAAGTCTAAGATTCAAGTGAAGACCACACAGCCACTCAAAAAGACCCATGGGGACCATATAGCAATAGAGAAACTATTTCCAATTGGGTGaattaggaaaaataaacacCACAGATAGCTAACCAATCAAAAACAGCCTgagggctggcgaagtggctcaagtggtagagaagccctgagttcaaaccccagtactaccaaaaacaaaacaaaataaaaatgctggtggagtggctcaagcaataacaGTACCTTCCTACTAAGtgttaggctctgagttcaaacccccataccaccaaaaacaaaacaaaacaaaaccacagcctGGAAGGTATGTAGTCCATGGGGGCATGCATTTACCTAACATTCTCACTGGATCCCTCCACAGCCTGGGCTAGAGGTGTGCCCTGAAACGCTGTGGCATGCAGGTAATCAAAGACTACATCCTGCATAGATGAATCATTCTCCTGCATCTCTCGCAGGATCACATCTCGTTCCTTCTCGATCTGTGAGTCTTCCAGGCTGCAGTTCTGCACAATGTCAGCAAGGAGCTCCACAACTAGACACAAGGACATGTTTAGGTGCCCAGTGGGTCAGGAGACCAACGACAGCACAAACCCCCAAGCCTGGTATCTCCTGCTGGTTGCCCTACAGCAAAGCTACAACCCATGGGTTATCCAATTATGTATCCAACCCAGGGGCTACTGGGAGCCTGTCCTCTGCTCCACTGGGGTCCTACCTTTCCAATCCTACCCTCTCCTCTAGGTGTTACCTTTTGGCAGGTCCTTGGACAGCGCCTTGATGTAGTAAGCAGTGTGCTCCCGAGTGCTGTAGGCGTTAAGATGGGCCCCCATACTTTCTACCTCCTTCTCTAGGGCATTGCCAGGACGATTCTTTGTTCCCTGGGGCCAGACATCAAGATGACCAATCAGGAGCCACTcaggagctcaggaattctgtcTTCACAGGCTGAAGTCCCAGAACAGGACCAGTGGTCCACAGTACCTACCTCAAAGCAGACTTTGCACTAAGCAGACTTTGAGTAAACTGAGATCATAGCATCATGGTCCAAAACAATAAGAGATAGCCAGGGTCAGGAGAGAAGGGCATGGTCAGAAAAAGTGTTGTCTTAATATCCAGAGCTCCCATAACAGCTTGACCTTACCAGTACTCCATCTCTTTATTGACAGCCATGATCAGGTAAGCCCATACCTATGTTCAAGTGATGTGACCTACCCTCTGAACCTTGCCATTTATATGACTCTGTGTGTATGCTAACAGCCACCTCTGGGGGTCCAACCCTAGTCCAGTATGTGTGCAGGGGCAGTGGTACCCCACTGTGGTGCCATCTCATGGCACGCACACATgcgtttacaaaaaaaaaaaaaaaaaaaaaaaatctgcacatgCATCTCTGACAATGTAACTGCCTGGGCTGGGGTTCCACACTCCTACTCATATCACCATACCCTCCTCCATTTTCCCCTCCACTTATAAAAATTGTGGGCTGCTACTCTACCATCAAGGGATGTGCAGGTATTTCGCCAGAGCAGAACATTTTATAAGCAAGCATGCTTGCCCACACACATAAGCTTGCTATAATGCATGAGCATATATATGAAGTTTCCTAAGTCCATACATAGGCACGTACACAATACAGGCCTGGCCTCCCTGGTGAAAAGTGTGGCTCTATGGGTTTTCTCAGCTCTGGGGGCCTCATCAAATCAGTAATCACTGAGGAAGGTAAGTTCATGTGGCTCCTTCTAGAAAGGCCAGTCAGAGATCACTCCCCAACTGAGGCCTAGAATCAGGAGGCTAACTTTTCTGACCTTCATTCTCAAAACAGGCAGTTCTAAGCCCAGGGAATACACAGACCTCACAAGCCTCACCTTGAAAGCCATGTGCTCCACAAAGTATCCTGCACCATTGTTCTTCTCATTCTCATAACGGCTGCCAGTATTGATCCACACTGCCACCTGGACAAGAAGCCACAAAGAAAAGGTAACAAACAAATCACCATAGTCCCCACTTACAACCCACTCTGAGTAACTCAGCACAAACCCTGTGTAGGGCCTCATGGGCCCTCAGGTGGGGGAAGAGCTGTTCTAGTAGGACCTCTATGATTGGAGGTACAGCAGAGACCATGGCACAGGGGCCAACTAAGTTACATTGCATCACTTCTCCTTCCTGCCCTATTTCCTGACTGGTTATCAATGATACCCAGGGgcatgttttttttcctttttcttttccactgtaAAACCTACTTCAGTGCCAGCAGCCTGCAGGCAGATGCCAGACAATGGTTTGGAGCCATAGGTTTGCTCTGGCATGAGATACTAGGAGATTCCCAGGGGGACAGGCCTGCCATAAATCCAAACCCATGTACTCAGGGACAATTTTAACTGTGGCCATTTACCTGGCCTTACTATCATAAAGAAATTCTTAGTCTTTTTCTAGTTGATTCTATTTTGTCTGGTATGAagcttatcatttgcaaataattattttctccaCTCTAAAAAATTATACCAAGTAAGAGTTACAGAGGTAAATGTACGTTGGTAATATGACCAaggtacattttatttatttttttgtgggactgggatttaaattcagggcttcacaattaCAAAACAGGTggtctaccgcttgagccatatctccagtccattttgctctggttctctggttattttgtatgGGCTGggctcgaactgcaatcctcctgatctcagcctcccaaatggctaggattagaggtatgcCTGGCCTCAATGtgcattttatgcatgtatagaaatatcacgatgacacttttaaaataaaattctcttcctaatgaaaaaaaaaaagaaatatcacaataaaacacctttgtacaatcaatataaggtaattaaataaaagaatcaatttggaaaaaaataaaaataaatatacccaaactgggcatggtgacacctCTAATCTTAGCACTCTAGAGGCTGAAATAGGAGAATCAagatttcaaggccagtctgggtaaaatagctggaccttgcctcaaaaacaaagacaaacaacaaaacatgtggcctttgttctgatgattttattctttcatcATTAAAGATGGAAACTAAACCAATTTTAGTCTATTATATCACTGGTGTACTTTATCATattaaggaactttttttttttaaagaactggggtttgaactcagggcctataccttaaaccactccactagccctttttttgtgataggtttttttgagatagggtctcacaaactgtttgctcaggatggcttcaaaccacaatcctcctgatgtctgcctcctgagtagctaggattatagaggtgagccattggcacctgatACGCATGtgctgtctttctcttcttttttttttttggttggaatGGGGTTTGggcttagggtctcacacttgctaggtaggatctctaccacatgagccactctaccagctcttctttgtgttgggtatttctcaAAATAGgatctcccgaactatttgcctgggttggcttcaaactgtgatcttcctattatctgcctccaaagtagctaggaatatGGGCATAAGCCACGAGCACCCAGCcatcttcttttttctgaggtacctgggtttgaactcaaggccttacacttcctaggcaggtgctctaccacctgagtcactccctTGCTCTTTGCTTTagctatgttttttgtttgttttttggtggaactgggattttaaCACAAGGTTTCACATTTGAAAAGCAGCATCAAACCTCCAGTCCTGCTACAgcttttttgaatagggtcttgcatttatgcccagctggcctggacacctatcctcctatttatgttttctctgtagctgggataacaagctCACACGCAGCTCTTACTGGCTGAGATGCAGTCTACAGAACTTTTGCTTGAACTGGCCTCCAgcctcaatcctccagatctctgcctcccaagcagctaggcttacaggtgtgcaccaccatgtctagctgagaatcttaattttttaatagcCTCCTGGTATTAACACTTACCCTACATGGTCTagccttttattatttattcatagcTGACTTAAGTTGTAAAATCTTACATAGACATGCATTTTAAATCCAGTATTTTCCTCATTAATATAGTagtgaattaaagaaaaaaagatacaacatTTTGGGATTACAATCCACAGTATCTCTTGATTATAACTGGCACCATTCTTTCTCTGGAATGGAAGCACAATAGTAATCCTGACAAATCTATGGTATCTCCAAGTCCATGAAATAAATACAGTATTCTCTACAGAGCTTTTAACAAGCTTTGGACCAGTTTTTTCATACATGCCACATAACAAGAAAGTTGCCCACCACATTTTCCTGTGTCCATAAACAACTATATCACAGAGAATTACTTGTTCCtggaaaactgaaagaatttgttaataaaaacatttagtcctggagttggtgtgTTGGAAATGATTACTTCTTGGGTGTCTTCTTACCTATTCATATATCTAGTCAAAATTTCTATACCAGAATCaatttttggagaattttttgGAAAACTGCCCACTTCACTGTAATCTTCAcacacatttccttttttcttccttcagaaCTATGGATCAAGCCCATAATGCCTGGTTATGGGTTACATCCCTAGTCCCTAAATCCATTCCTTGAAGTGCATTCCTGGTCCAGCCTGGAGATTAAGACCTTGGCAATGAGGCTGACAGATCTGGACCCTTTTAAGTCACATAAAATCTCTCAataccattttctttattatatgaTGGAGACATGATCACTTCTATCATTTAGGCAGCTGAACAAAAAGCTGGAAAAGAACTTGGCCCCCTGCTGGTAGGTATCATGTGCTAAATAGATGCTGACTATAGTTGAGGACTGTCACATGAAGTTAAAACAAGGCTGGTAAAAGGAATAGGAAGAAAAGCCGTCAGTGAATGACCCAAAGTCTGAACCCAAACTATAAACGGAGTACTGGAGTCCAAGGTCACAGCAAGACCTAGGAAAGACTGCAGATCCGATCTGGAGAACTGGCGCCCACTCACCGTGCAGGTAGGCTGGGAGGACTGCTCGGAGGCCACACGCAGCCCGTTGTCTAACTGGCTGACCTGAGTCTCCGGCACGTTCTGGAGGGCCTGGGCGAAGGTTGCGGTACTCCGCAAGGCAGACGTCCTCAGCAGGGCCGGCTGCGGGAAGTAGACCGCAGCAAGTGAGGACTGGGTTGGAAGCCATTGAGGACCGGCTGCCCCAGAAATGGGACCCCTGTGCTCGCCCGGAGGCCAGCACCAAGACTTCCATCCCCGCCCTCCACCGTGACCTTCCCACGTCCCTGACCCTGCAACCTCCAACCTCGACCCGCCAATGCTAACAGCCCGCTCCTCAACCCCGTCACGAAGCTTTGAGCCCTGCAACTCAGCGTTGTTGCCGCCATCTCACCGAACGGCGGGTGCGCAGCAGCACTTGTGCTCCAGCGCTAGCCGCCCGGCAGACCGCGGACGCCGCCATCTTCTAGTTCCCGTCAGCCCTTAGTCGCGCCGCGCATGCGTAGAATGGGCGGGCGGGGAGCCTGAGGCGCAGACGCAGTACGGAAGACTTGGCTCTCGGCCTCCCCCTGGCGGGAGCGCTGGATATATTAACATATTTACGGGTCTCTGCCCAAGTCAGTCCACTTGTCTGCGCGGACTCGCGGGTGGTTCCATCCGTCCCCCTCTTCCACCTCCCTGAGGAGGCAGAGACACGGTGTTTCTCACCAACCACAGAAGTCCGGGATCCACTGTGCGCGGGGAGCAGAGGTCTAGGTCTACGGATCCCAGCCCACGGGCTAAAGCACCAGCGTAGGGTCCTGGGACTATGAGGCTGACGCTGGAAgtcgttttttttctttttctttttctttaaaagaacgAAGAAAACCGGGCCCAGTGGctcaatggctcacgcctataatcctacctactcaggaggcagagatcaggagaattgcgcttcgaagccagcctaggcaaatagttatgggaccctatcgcaaaaaaaccaaaaacaaaaacaaaaaaatcacaaaaaggtctggtggaatgtctcaaggtgtaggcctgagttcaaaccccagtatcacaaaaaggcggggagcggggtggggggagaggtggctcaagtggtagaccactgcCTGGAAAGTGAgagggtcttgagttcaaactctagtaccga is from Castor canadensis chromosome 17, mCasCan1.hap1v2, whole genome shotgun sequence and encodes:
- the Uqcrc1 gene encoding cytochrome b-c1 complex subunit 1, mitochondrial — translated: MAASAVCRAASAGAQVLLRTRRSPALLRTSALRSTATFAQALQNVPETQVSQLDNGLRVASEQSSQPTCTVAVWINTGSRYENEKNNGAGYFVEHMAFKGTKNRPGNALEKEVESMGAHLNAYSTREHTAYYIKALSKDLPKVVELLADIVQNCSLEDSQIEKERDVILREMQENDSSMQDVVFDYLHATAFQGTPLAQAVEGSSENVRRLSRADLTDYLSRHYKAPRMVLAAAGGVEHRQLLDLAQKHFSSVSGTYEEDAVPSLIPCRFTGSEIRHRDDALPFAHVAIAVEGPGWANPDNVALQVANAIIGHYDCTYGGGMHLSSPLASVAVTNKLCQSFQTFNICYTETGLLGAHFVSDRMSIDDMMFFLQGQWMRLCTSATESEVIRGKNILRNSLVSHLDGTTPVCEDIGRSLLTYGRRIPLAEWESRIAEVDAQVVREVCSKYFYDQCPAVAGFGPIEQLPDYNRIRSGMFWLRF